One Vigna unguiculata cultivar IT97K-499-35 chromosome 11, ASM411807v1, whole genome shotgun sequence DNA window includes the following coding sequences:
- the LOC114170463 gene encoding uncharacterized protein LOC114170463 isoform X1, which yields MAVSLWRSRAASSLNLFANTLRGFSSEVTNTSSQRTRESMMNQMMYSDINSRIGSCMPLSAMRIGTIIHNIELNPGQGGKLVRAAGTSAKILKEPTSAYCLIQMPSGVKKLIDSRCRATIGVVSNPSHGDRKLRKAGHSRWLGRRPVVRGVAMNPVDHPHGGGEGKSKSSGKWGKGSRTPWGKPTKSGYKTGPLKRRR from the exons ATGGCTGTGTCACTGTGGAGAAGTCGCGCAGCTTCATCACTAAACTTGTTTGCCAATACTCTTCGTGGATTCTCTTCTG AGGTGACAAACACCAGTTCCCAAAGAACACGAGAGAGTATGATGAATCAAATGATGTATTCTGACATAAACTCACGAATTGGAAGTTGCATGCCATTGTCTGCAATGCGAATTGGAACAATCATTCACAACATTGAATTGAACCCAGGGCAAGGTGGCAAGCTTGTCCGAGCTGCAGGAACTAGTGCAAAGATCTTGAAGGAGCCCACATCAGCATACTGTTTAATCCAGATGCCCTCAGGTGTTAAAAAGTTAATTGACTCTCGGTGTAGGGCCACCATTGGTGTTGTGTCTAATCCAAGCCATGGGGATCGCAAGCTTAGGAAGGCCGGACACAGCCGATGGCTTGGTCGAAGACCTGTTGTTCGAGGAGTGGCTATGAATCCCGTAGATCATCCTCATGGGGGAGGAGAGGGTAAAAGCAAGAGTAGTGGAAAATGGGGGAAAGGATCTCGCACTCCTTGGGGCAAGCCAACCAAGAGTGGCTATAAGACTGGACCCCTGAAGCGCAGAAGGTAG
- the LOC114170463 gene encoding uncharacterized protein LOC114170463 isoform X2: MMNQMMYSDINSRIGSCMPLSAMRIGTIIHNIELNPGQGGKLVRAAGTSAKILKEPTSAYCLIQMPSGVKKLIDSRCRATIGVVSNPSHGDRKLRKAGHSRWLGRRPVVRGVAMNPVDHPHGGGEGKSKSSGKWGKGSRTPWGKPTKSGYKTGPLKRRR; encoded by the coding sequence ATGATGAATCAAATGATGTATTCTGACATAAACTCACGAATTGGAAGTTGCATGCCATTGTCTGCAATGCGAATTGGAACAATCATTCACAACATTGAATTGAACCCAGGGCAAGGTGGCAAGCTTGTCCGAGCTGCAGGAACTAGTGCAAAGATCTTGAAGGAGCCCACATCAGCATACTGTTTAATCCAGATGCCCTCAGGTGTTAAAAAGTTAATTGACTCTCGGTGTAGGGCCACCATTGGTGTTGTGTCTAATCCAAGCCATGGGGATCGCAAGCTTAGGAAGGCCGGACACAGCCGATGGCTTGGTCGAAGACCTGTTGTTCGAGGAGTGGCTATGAATCCCGTAGATCATCCTCATGGGGGAGGAGAGGGTAAAAGCAAGAGTAGTGGAAAATGGGGGAAAGGATCTCGCACTCCTTGGGGCAAGCCAACCAAGAGTGGCTATAAGACTGGACCCCTGAAGCGCAGAAGGTAG
- the LOC114170462 gene encoding uncharacterized protein LOC114170462 isoform X2, which produces MEKIQHSEVEVKGLKLHVAEVGTGSKAVLFLHGFPEIWYTWRHQMIAVANAGYRAIAFDFRGYGLSEQPAEPEKETMYDLIDEIVGLLDALNITKAFLVGKDFGAIVAYRTAAVHPERFGAVITLGIPPGSYATQNHRLPKGYYFNRWQEPGRAEADFGRFPVKSVIRNIYTLFSKSEVPIAADDQEIMDLFDPSTPLPPWFSEEDLSTYASLYEKSGFRYTLQVPYRSLNVETGSRDVKVTNPALLIMGEKDYVFKFPGTEDYIRSGAVKNAALDLEITYIPEGSHFVHEQIPDKTVPLTCSKPLLV; this is translated from the exons ATGGAGAAGATTCAGCACAGTGAGGTGGAAGTGAAGGGACTGAAGCTGCATGTGGCAGAGGTTGGAACTG GGTCCAAGGCAGTGCTATTCTTACATGGATTCCCAGAGATCTGGTACACATGGAGGCACCAGATGATTGCTGTGGCAAACGCTGGCTATAGGGCTATTGCTTTTGATTTCAGAGGGTATGGGCTCTCTGAGCAACCAGCTGAGCCAGAAAAGGAAACCATGTATGACCTAATTGATGAAATAGTGGGTCTTTTGGATGCCTTAAACATAACCAAG GCTTTCCTTGTTGGCAAGGATTTTGGGGCAATCGTTGCATATCGTACAGCAGCTGTGCACCCAGAAAGATTTGGTGCTGTAATAACTTTAGGCATTCCTCCTGGTTCCTATGCTACCCAAAACCACCGTCTCCCCAAAGGCTACTACTTTAATAGGTGGCAA GAGCCTGGGAGAGCAGAAGCGGATTTTGGCCGGTTTCCTGTGAAATCAGTGATAAGGAACATCTACACTCTCTTCTCTAAAAGTGAGGTTCCAATAGCAGCTGATGATCAAGAAATCATGGACTTGTTTGACCCGTCTACCCCTCTACCACCATGGTTCTCTGAGGAAGACCTTTCAACCTATGCATCTTTATATGAAAAATCTGGATTCAGATACACATTGCAGGTTCCTTACAG GAGTCTCAATGTGGAAACGGGCTCAAGGGACGTGAAGGTTACAAATCCAGCACTTCTCATCATGGGTGAGAAAGATTATGTTTTCAAGTTTCCAGGTACGGAGGACTATATCCGAAGTGGGGCAGTGAAAAATGCTGCGCTGGACTTGGAAATCACATATATTCCGGAGGGAAGCCATTTTGTGCATGAACAAATTCCAGACAAG ACAGTGCCGTTGACTTGCAGTAAGCCCCTCCTTGTATGA
- the LOC114170462 gene encoding uncharacterized protein LOC114170462 isoform X3: MEKIQHSEVEVKGLKLHVAEVGTGSKAVLFLHGFPEIWYTWRHQMIAVANAGYRAIAFDFRGYGLSEQPAEPEKETMYDLIDEIVGLLDALNITKAFLVGKDFGAIVAYRTAAVHPERFGAVITLGIPPGSYATQNHRLPKGYYFNRWQEPGRAEADFGRFPVKSVIRNIYTLFSKSEVPIAADDQEIMDLFDPSTPLPPWFSEEDLSTYASLYEKSGFRYTLQVPYRSLNVETGSRDVKVTNPALLIMGEKDYVFKFPGTEDYIRSGAVKNAALDLEITYIPEGSHFVHEQIPDK; the protein is encoded by the exons ATGGAGAAGATTCAGCACAGTGAGGTGGAAGTGAAGGGACTGAAGCTGCATGTGGCAGAGGTTGGAACTG GGTCCAAGGCAGTGCTATTCTTACATGGATTCCCAGAGATCTGGTACACATGGAGGCACCAGATGATTGCTGTGGCAAACGCTGGCTATAGGGCTATTGCTTTTGATTTCAGAGGGTATGGGCTCTCTGAGCAACCAGCTGAGCCAGAAAAGGAAACCATGTATGACCTAATTGATGAAATAGTGGGTCTTTTGGATGCCTTAAACATAACCAAG GCTTTCCTTGTTGGCAAGGATTTTGGGGCAATCGTTGCATATCGTACAGCAGCTGTGCACCCAGAAAGATTTGGTGCTGTAATAACTTTAGGCATTCCTCCTGGTTCCTATGCTACCCAAAACCACCGTCTCCCCAAAGGCTACTACTTTAATAGGTGGCAA GAGCCTGGGAGAGCAGAAGCGGATTTTGGCCGGTTTCCTGTGAAATCAGTGATAAGGAACATCTACACTCTCTTCTCTAAAAGTGAGGTTCCAATAGCAGCTGATGATCAAGAAATCATGGACTTGTTTGACCCGTCTACCCCTCTACCACCATGGTTCTCTGAGGAAGACCTTTCAACCTATGCATCTTTATATGAAAAATCTGGATTCAGATACACATTGCAGGTTCCTTACAG GAGTCTCAATGTGGAAACGGGCTCAAGGGACGTGAAGGTTACAAATCCAGCACTTCTCATCATGGGTGAGAAAGATTATGTTTTCAAGTTTCCAGGTACGGAGGACTATATCCGAAGTGGGGCAGTGAAAAATGCTGCGCTGGACTTGGAAATCACATATATTCCGGAGGGAAGCCATTTTGTGCATGAACAAATTCCAGACAAG TAA
- the LOC114170462 gene encoding uncharacterized protein LOC114170462 isoform X1, whose translation MEKIQHSEVEVKGLKLHVAEVGTGSKAVLFLHGFPEIWYTWRHQMIAVANAGYRAIAFDFRGYGLSEQPAEPEKETMYDLIDEIVGLLDALNITKAFLVGKDFGAIVAYRTAAVHPERFGAVITLGIPPGSYATQNHRLPKGYYFNRWQEPGRAEADFGRFPVKSVIRNIYTLFSKSEVPIAADDQEIMDLFDPSTPLPPWFSEEDLSTYASLYEKSGFRYTLQVPYRSLNVETGSRDVKVTNPALLIMGEKDYVFKFPGTEDYIRSGAVKNAALDLEITYIPEGSHFVHEQIPDKVNQLIIEFIDKQSI comes from the exons ATGGAGAAGATTCAGCACAGTGAGGTGGAAGTGAAGGGACTGAAGCTGCATGTGGCAGAGGTTGGAACTG GGTCCAAGGCAGTGCTATTCTTACATGGATTCCCAGAGATCTGGTACACATGGAGGCACCAGATGATTGCTGTGGCAAACGCTGGCTATAGGGCTATTGCTTTTGATTTCAGAGGGTATGGGCTCTCTGAGCAACCAGCTGAGCCAGAAAAGGAAACCATGTATGACCTAATTGATGAAATAGTGGGTCTTTTGGATGCCTTAAACATAACCAAG GCTTTCCTTGTTGGCAAGGATTTTGGGGCAATCGTTGCATATCGTACAGCAGCTGTGCACCCAGAAAGATTTGGTGCTGTAATAACTTTAGGCATTCCTCCTGGTTCCTATGCTACCCAAAACCACCGTCTCCCCAAAGGCTACTACTTTAATAGGTGGCAA GAGCCTGGGAGAGCAGAAGCGGATTTTGGCCGGTTTCCTGTGAAATCAGTGATAAGGAACATCTACACTCTCTTCTCTAAAAGTGAGGTTCCAATAGCAGCTGATGATCAAGAAATCATGGACTTGTTTGACCCGTCTACCCCTCTACCACCATGGTTCTCTGAGGAAGACCTTTCAACCTATGCATCTTTATATGAAAAATCTGGATTCAGATACACATTGCAGGTTCCTTACAG GAGTCTCAATGTGGAAACGGGCTCAAGGGACGTGAAGGTTACAAATCCAGCACTTCTCATCATGGGTGAGAAAGATTATGTTTTCAAGTTTCCAGGTACGGAGGACTATATCCGAAGTGGGGCAGTGAAAAATGCTGCGCTGGACTTGGAAATCACATATATTCCGGAGGGAAGCCATTTTGTGCATGAACAAATTCCAGACAAGGTGAACCAGCTCATCATTGAGTTCATTGACAAACAAAGTATCTGA